The following coding sequences lie in one Drosophila sulfurigaster albostrigata strain 15112-1811.04 chromosome 2R, ASM2355843v2, whole genome shotgun sequence genomic window:
- the LOC133836490 gene encoding antennal-specific protein OS-C, whose product MAFHVGRLLVFSLLILLLQLSLKCEARPKGDGDGDGEGEGDDDDSSSEETVEDSEERRRRRRDVSANNSVGGRAGIPGLPDPATIIKIAQLFQSVGEQIVPILLEAVLPGGEATGDRFTRDLQLLKNAKRSLELYSDELQSKAMN is encoded by the exons ATGGCATTCCATGTGGGACGTCTGCTAGTGTTCTCTCTGCTAAtcctgttgctgcagctgagcCTCAAGTGCGAGGCTAGACCAAAG GGCgatggagacggagatggCGAAGGCGAAGGAGATGACGATGACTCCTCGTCGGAGGAAACCGTTGAGGATTCCGAAGAGcggcgacgtcgtcgtcgggATGTCAGCGCCAACAATTCGGTTGGAGGTCGAGCTGGCATCCCTGGATTGCCCGATCCGGCTACGATTATAAAGATAGCACAACTCTTCCAATCGGTGGGTGAACAGATTGTTCCCATTCTTCTGGAGGCTGTGCTGCCTGGCGGCGAGGCAACTGGCGATCGATTCACCAGGGATCTGCAGCTGCTCAAGAATGCAAAGCGCAGCCTCGAGCTCTACTCCGATGAGTTGCAGTCGAAGGCAATGAATTAA